The following nucleotide sequence is from Drosophila takahashii strain IR98-3 E-12201 chromosome 3L, DtakHiC1v2, whole genome shotgun sequence.
acaaaacaaataagaaaGCAGGCTTGTATAAAAAGTCCTTTGCCCTCGTCCTTCCCGCTTTACCCCGCTCTCCTTGTTGTTCTTGCATTCCCGTTTTTTCGCCGacttcatttctttttttctgcttattgaaacaatattttttattgactttGTCAGctttaaagtaaattttatatgtttatttGGGCAAGGgcaagtgtgcgtgtgtgggtATGTGCGTGAGCGGCGGAATGAGATGGTCTGCGTGTTTGTCTGGTTATTAGACACagggaaaacaaacaaatgtatgttttatatttggataatttaaaagtatgctggctatttttttatatttctattttcctTTGGCGGTCTGCAAAAAAAACGCAGAACGCTTTGCATTTGAGTGCTGTCCATCTCGTTCGCACTTTAGAACCCCACTCGTCTGGGTAATTGATACAAGAATAATATTTGGCTCTATTAACGCAATCgcattattttgacaaatatttgtattgttttaacataatttttcGCATGCGATCTGTCTGAGGAGATGGGCAATGAATCATCGAATCGACATGTGTGTGTCCAGTTATCCCATGTCCTTTTGCAGGAGGAGTCCTGCATTTGAAATTCGAATGAGGCGACTGCGACTCCATCTGCTCCATTTTACGCATTTTATTTGGCTTCCTACCGGCTTCTTTTCGTTctttctattttctttttttcgagTTTCaggattgctgctgctgatttaacaaattttcgtCTTCGACATCGGCGCCGTGATTGCGATTGTATGGGTTACTTTGTGGGTGTGAGCTGTTTTTTGTGAGTAACTGTCTGGCTACGACTGTGCATTTTTGCACAGTTCATGTTATTCTTACGTAGTTGCCATTGCCTGTCTGTCCGATCTCCCCCATCCCACACATCCCTGCTGCTCTACTAGTCGACTCTACCACTCTATCGGATCTGACCATTCGCattcgtatctgtatctgtgtctaTATCTGCCGCCATCCCACTGCATTCGACCTATCCAAATATTGTTTTAGTTTCCCAAAACTGCAACTTAACATTTTCTCCTCGAATGCAGCGAAAGTTGAAAGCTGCTTGGATCGGAAATGGAATCAAGAGAGTTTACCATGTTTCGGTGATGATACCGTTTTTGGGAAAATGGTAACTGCTTGTCAAatcaaaatgtaatatttataaaaaaatttaaatatttatttaacaagaaGTATAGTTAATGagactaaatttttttattagattatattttatttcatcagtTTGCAAttcatatttgttttctagatgtcaaaaaataacttcataaaagaaagtttttgaaaatttaggagtttatatttaaataatctaataacaacaaaaacctTACATTTCTTTATTGGGATAAtgcttattaaaatttaaattttaaattacaatttttataaaacaattaaaagcctggttattttaacatttgatGCAAACCTCCTATCTCCTCTCCATCCAAAAATAATTCGGCTCGTATACtttattattaagttattaatattaaaaacccaAAACTACCCAATCAAAAATGTCATTAAGTAAATTAGAGTTCTTTGAACTTTGGGCCTTGATGGGGCGCCAATTTGAGACGAATTCTCGCCGCACACAACTTGTCAATTTGGCAAACATATTCGCCATATTCAAGTGACATCCCCGCAATAATTTTGGGAAGTGGTAAACCGAGTTGGGGATAGCTGTCTCGCCCATTTGCCACGCTCAATTTGATGCAGTCAGCGGAACGTTGACATCGTTTCGTTAGAGATGAAGGGGGATTGAAAAGTGAGGAGATGAGCTGAGTTGGAGAAAGCCATCCAACATAACCGGCACATGGCGGAAAAACGATGAGTCCGAACATGTGGTTCTGCTCATTGCCATGGcccattattaaattttagcaATGCCCTTTTTGGgcataatacttttttttcggcCGAGTAATCCAAgaataatattgattttaaagtgCAGGGGAGTGCACCTAATCAGACACTTGAACCAAGGACTTaagcagccaaaaaaaatacgatttttttttgggtttttgggaAAGGGAAACGAAAGGAAATGCTGATAAAGCGGTTTCAATCTTTGAAATATGCGCACTCGCACCCATACCACACTGAATTAACTCACACAGATACGCGCGGAAAACACAGATACACGCATACAAGCGCACGCTCGACTGCTCTCTCATGAATATGCAACATTTTCTCTGCCTCTGCCAATATGAAAGGGGGGACTCACACATACACTGCAAGAAACGACTGCGCAGCATTgagaagggggcgtggccaacTGGCGAAAGAGATGCAGCGATGGCGTTGGCCATTAGCCTCTCTCCCTCGCACACTGCAGTTTCCTGTACCCACAAAGTTCGTAGATACTTTAACCCCCCTTCCctgaatttaagttttttttttgtgggcttTCAACGGAGAGTTTTTCGGGGTGGTTCCGGAGTTATGGTCTCTATATTGGCCActcattaaaatttatgatttgtaTATGGTTGCGGGCTTATTATGCATATATTCACAAAGTTTTcgcctttttttttagatcgtCTGCTCTTTTTGGCCAGACAATTTAGCAGATTAGTTGCAGACAAACACACACGCATTCCCGGGAAGGGGTTGGGAAATATCCGCCATTAGCCTAATCATAAGCGTAATCATGGCGAAAATCTTCCGGTCATAAGCAGCGGAAATTCAGCAGACGGCGCTAAGTCCGGAATAAGGCATTTGGAATTTGGAATCGAGAATCTGGAATTTAGAATCTAGAATCCATAATTCCTACCTGGCCGACACACCGGATGCCAAGGGCTAATCATCGATGCTTAGGCATTGATCATCGGCCAAAAGAGGGGAAACTTTTTAGGCATGTTTAGACTTTAATGCGCGCCGCGGGAATTCTTAATGAAATCTCGAGTTTTCACCCGGGTTTTCCCCCAGATGCTTAAGATTTACGGACTACCTGACCTCTGCCGCTCAATGTGTCCGGTTTTCCCCCCTCGTTCCCGTAATGATgattatgatgatgatgattccaCTTCCACGCGTGTCCTGCGGTTTCTGTGGCTATTTTgtggttttcatttttatggctTACAAGCCGCAACCCGCTGGGAAGTGGGTGTTTCTGGCTACCCATGCTGCTGGGCTCTCGATGGGATTGGGATGGTCTGCGAGATGAGTTGGGAGCGTGTCCGAGGTGTGGATCTTTTGCCTAAGTAATGAGCTGCTCGCTGAGTCTTCCAGGAAGTGTCTTGTGGGGAATGCTAATGAAGGAGGTGCCAGTTTAGTGTTAATGTTTTAGTTTATTGGTAAGATATAATATCAGGCTGAGTCTAACATTTAGCatttaatattcaatttagttagaattgaattaacaacattttaatgtCGGTTATgttgtattaaatattataaatgcaacaaaaactttttaattagttaagtCTTAAGAATTCGAGACAGTTTTAATTGTAAACATGATTATTTTGGGCATCTTTATGTAAGTTGTAATTTATGCTTATAAAGGAGATACAAGTTTAGTGTTAGTGGTTAGCTATTAGAATTAAAATTACagactaattttaaaatgtatcttcTTTCAATAATCAAATTAGTTTGAATTCAAggattataaaaaaagagtttttttaatttggaacACCTCGTACAACTTttaagaagtttttgttttttaggtgCTTAAAATAAGTTTCCTAATTTTATTGGACTTTTATTCAATGTCTTTTAAAAACTCCAAAGAGCAAAGTAAACTTACCTACAAAGCTAAAATTAAACTAAGCTTTTTGCGAATTAAAACAATCAATTGAGCTCAATCAGTTATCTGAAATATCTCCCTCAATGAACTCGATACACCCACCATTCTGGGCCAAGAAATCGCAGCCTTCATATGTTTCTTACCTGATTTGGCCAAAGCCCTTTACCATTTAGCATCTAACATTTGCCTTCGCAGGCAGCGATTGAATTCATTCATAAAACACCTTGCCTCCATCGTCTTGCCCATTCAAAGTTGTAACTGCCTGTCGTATCTGTTGCTCGGGCTGCTGGTctaatgtttatttaataaatattccatGCCATGTTATTGCAACGagacttttgtttatttgtaagAGAAATACGCGACATACTCGAGACGTTGGCGGGATTCAACGGGGGAGGTGGTTGGATTTCAGAGAGGAATCGGTAAATTTGCAATGGGAAAACTCTTTGAAACGGCCCCTGTTTATGGGGAAATCTATATTTTTGTTCGCTTCGCTCCGTCGTCCGGACAATTTGGTATGGCTCGTCTATGAAAACATTCGGGCAGCTGGAAAATCCTTGCGAAAaacgtttttaattttcgcataaatttaaagtaaatacgaGTGCAACaaacggtttttaaaaaattgtttgttttaacgcaaagaaaaatgtttctgCTGCTCTCTCAGTGAGAAACTctttgtatgtgtgtgtgtgcgaaaataaaaatgttcaaatcattttatttatttatttatttatgcaggCTGTGCATCTTCGATTTGGTTTTTCGTTTCGTTCGTCCTGGTCCTGCAGGCTCTGCTCAATCGCATACGTATCCTTTTTGGCTGGGACTGCCAATCGGGCTCCTACCATTCGAATTCGTGTGTTTACTTGACGCGCAAATCCTCTTACGACGGACTCCAGTGTCCTGCGTTCTgtgtccttcgtcctttttgtggtttttgggTTCGTTTGCAGTTCGATTCGAGGCGGAACGAAACGGACAATTGCATGTTTTGATTGCCGCCTGCAATTGTCCTGTTCGCTCCGGTCCAGCCTCCGCCTCGTCCTGCCGATCCTTGCGGTCCTGTTCGCCGGTTTGCTGGATTGCTGGTTTGCTGGCTGGCTGCTGTGCACTTGTGacaatattttcataatttttgcaTCTTTTTTTCGCTCATCGCCAACGGTAGGTGCGTGTGTAAACATTAACTTTTCAAGAAGATTTAATCCCGATTATCCTTTGACTGTGAAATTTTTCACTCAAAACTTCTCCGCATTTCCAGCCTTGTGTTTGTCTTTGGCTTTTCGGCTGAGTCTCAGCCGCAGTCGCAGCAATCCCATTCCCTTTTTTTCCCCTGGCCAGCTTTGTCCCTTCATATACGCATACGTATATCCCTGGATTGTCCTGCGTCTCGTCCTGCGAGATAATGATCAGCGGCGACGACTTCTTGATGCGATTGCTGCTGCCTTTTCGCCTCGCAGGACAATGGCCATCGGCCTCGTCCTGCCCAGCGACTTGGACCCGGGTCCATTTGACTCTGGGCTGGATTTTAATTTGCTCATAAAGGTGAGACAATTAACAGAATAATTGGATTGTTCATCTTGCGGACAATGCGAACGGGGCTTGTGTACGAAATTTGAGACACTTTAAGCTGATTAGTTCGTCAATGGTGCTGCATAGTTATCCATGGCTGTGGCTCAATTAACTTGTTGTTATCTGGttatctcaaaaatatttgaaagggAAGGAATCCTGGTTCCTAAAATGTAATATGAAGAGATCCATATCAATAAGTaatcgaattaaaatattgaGAATATTACaggatattatttattttagttgatATTTGTAACTTCTATATAAAACAAGGCAGACTacatacacagagagaaaaatcaGGATAATGATAAgcattcttaaattaaaaacgttAGATCAGAAATTattcaaatgtttttaaatttagacaCAATGTTCTTGAGACAGCTTTAAGGACCGTTTTTTATGTATATAAACCATGTTTCCTATTTATTACCTTTTTAGTCTCATACATATATGTCATGACCGCCAACTTTTGAGGCAAACACATTAACCACTGGGCCAGCTGGCCTTCTAATACGCAGTTAATATTCTcttaagataatattttaaattcgaaGTTGCGGTGCCTCTACCCGAAAGACCCCGCTGTGGTCCGAAATTGATTTAAAGTTTTgtgaaattagtttttaagtacaaaatataaaaaccaatatggaactttgttcttaaatgtagactaGGTTTTTTCCTAGGTGTATTCTGATACAATCTGaaactaatatattttgtagcaTACTTCTACTAATGACAACTATAGGTGGCGCTAACGTACATGTAATTTTACACGAAATTACATAAAATTTACATGAACGCAAGCCAATGATGCCAAAAATGACATCCGACGAGCAATGCTGCCCATAAAATACTTCATCTGTACATCTTACTTGCTTTCccattagctgagtaacgggtatctgatagtcgaggcactcgactgtttgtttgccaagttaaacatttttccaaaaatctaAACTATATCtttccaacaaaaaaatcggaaTTTTGGTTCTGACTAAATTCCCAATCGCCTAAACTTAAACACACTTAAACCTGGATATTATACTTTCCAGAAATAATCGTGATGTAGGCCATAGtgagaacaaataataatttttctaaatcagCCAGAAAGtagcaaaaattaatttattagtttaatagCTGTTCGAAGCACGGCGTATTTTAGATTTGTTAAAATTGTTGGGTAAATTACAGCGAAACATTTTAACCGAAAACCAAGATTCTGGTTTTCTACCAATAAGAATCCGTATTTTGgtagaaacaaattaaaaagtagTCCAAACCGGGAACGTTCTACTTCGTTGAGCTCGTAACCAATCGATTAATCAGCAcatccaaaaataaattacacaaGAAACGtcagtaattttaaaaatatatattattttgggTTAAATTCCGCTGCGATGCATGTCTTGTTTATAAATAGTTGTTTTCTATTGCTAGGcgtataatatatttatttatgaatagTTTTCCTTCTAAGCACTATGCAACTACATTAGAGCCTAATTAAACGTGATTATTGTATCCTTTGAGGTAATAATGATGAATTGAATGGCTGTCCCATCTGGGATGGCTAATTGGAGTACTTGAGCGCCTCGTAATATCCGCCGCCTCCATTCAGAGCGACCGAAGTGGGGGGCGGAGTGATGGGCGGCAGGTAAACCGGTTTACGATCAATGGGCGAATGGTCGATCACATGGTTGCCACCGGACTGCGATGGCGGCGGTGTCATGGATgggtggttttggttttggtggaTGGATCCGTGGTTCGGATGGTGCTGCTGATGGTGGTGATGATGGTGCGCCTGCGCCTGAGCCTGCGCCTGTTGAATGCTGGATAGTCCGGGCAACTGCTGCAGCGAAATCGACCGGagacctaaaaaataaaatgtaaacggATTAAACTTGCAGTTCTCTTTTTATGGACAAGCGCTAAAATTCACACTGCGCCGCTACGTCGGCGgcaactataaaaaaaagaaagggagTCGATCGAGTGCGGCATAGATTACCATATGTTGGTGCCCCCTCCCTTCCCCTGTTCTGCGTAATTCGAGATGTGAACCGTCAGCAATTAAATTACCCTGATTGACGCGAACACCCAGGAACAATCCGAGCCCCCTTCACAGAGCTGCCCTTCAAGTGGATGCACTGGGAACAATTCTGGTCAATAcactcaaactttaaaaaccttaaactATTTTCGAATATGGTTTAAGTTTTACAATAATTTACCTAGGGTTTTCTGAGTTTAATAAGTATATTTCCTAAtacagccaaaaataaaacatttgttttaaacgatgaaaatgtatataattactgatataaataaaagtatataagATACCTATTACAAGTTAGCATTTATTATACAACTaccaattataaattattatttctgaatGTAAGTCAAGACAAAAATGAACTTGGTATTTAACCATATTTCtctgattaatatttttagaacgttttttttctttttttctaagACAAACTATACCTCGACCGACTATTTCTCGCTGTGTAGCTCGACCCTCGTCGCTTTCTGGAGCTGTTCACTTACCGTTGTCCAGGCTGCTGGCACTTGTTGCATAGGAATAGCCCGCGGCCACGAGACTCGCGGTTGGCGCATAATCGCTTTGTAGTGCCGCCGCCGATCCCAGGGGCGAACTTGAGGGGGGTGCCGAGGGGGTCAGGCTTCCCAGGGAGGAGTGGGCCAGCGGTGGCGTCGAGGCAGAACCATTGAGATTTCCCCCCGCCGCCAGACAGGATATATTCGAGTACTGCGGCAGTGGACCAACTCCCATTCCCACCGACGAGGAGCCGCTGTGGGCGGCATGGGCGTTCCAGGGATCCCCAAATCCTTGACCTCCAGCCGGTGAAACAACATTAGCTCCGGCTGAGCTGTAATCGTAGCTGGCGAAGGCGGGCGAGGCATAAAAATTGGCATTGTCCTGGtggaaaaaaccaaatttgaTTAGTAAaagatatacaattttttttaagattaatttaaaaaataaagtttattcaaatatttttaaaaacttttaaagacCTACCATTCCGGCATCGCCGTAACTGCCAGTGTAGTATCCATTGGCATGACCGGCATACGGCTTGACCTTGATCTTGGAGCGGTAGCCCCTTGGTCGCCGCCTCAAGCTGCCCTCATCCTCGAACAGATGCGCCGAGTTCTCGTCGATCGTCCAGTAGTTCCCCTTTCCCGGCTTTCCCACGCCCATGCCTTTTGGCAACTTCTTGAAGCACTCGTTCAGACTGAGATTATGACGCACCGAGTTTTTCCAGCCCACATACGGTCCTCGAAAGAATTCATAGCTGTGAGAAGGAATAAAGAAACCAATTAGTCTaatccaatttttataattttttaaaatttataaatgtttaatattatGAACTGTTTCTAAAGGTCCTAAAATACTGgctatattttaagaatattataaACTGTAGTATAGATCCTTGAACCAATATGCGTATACTTGATATTGTTGTgacttgaaataaaatcataataattatGAGTCCATATCAAGAATTTGAGAGGCCATTATGGGCCTAACATTAtgttttttcttctctttgtGCTGGAAGACAAGCGACAAAAGACGAGAATTGATAATCGagggtttatttattttactgcgCTTGCGAAACccaattaaaacttttttaggaCGATGGGAGCTCGgcgtcaaaaataaaaaaacaaacgatGTCAGCTTAAAAGCCTCTCACGCATGTGAAGGAATCAACCCTTTCCCCTTTTCACGACTTTGCCCTTTTAAAGCTCAAGTGGATCTCCGTCTCGTCGCCGAAATCGAAATCCAAACAAGAGTCGCGAAATATGAGCTATCTGAAGGATGCGCATGCGGCGAATCGAGTTGGCTAAATAAAATCGGACGCAAGTAAATAAACCCAAGCGACGCATTTTTGTTGTGGCCCGACATGGAACGGTATTGGTATTAATAACCGTATCTGCCGGAGTCTCGATATCGCCAATTGGCTCCGTCTGAGATGCCGCCACCATTCCATAGACCGGGTTAGTCAACGGGGAAAAGCGATCAGAAATtgaaggttttataaaaatgattaCATTAAATTTGGGCAGAATGAAATCATTCTTATAAAACATATAataccattaaaaaaaattgtagacAAAGGAATGcaaaaaatctacaaaataaatataaaaattaaacaaaactagtgaataaaaaaaaatatagtcaaaggttccaaaatggttaaaaatttacaaaacacaGTAAAAGATTTACAGTCAAATTCATAGAAAAAGTTGCAACctccaatatttatattaaaagtattcttttaataattatattaacatAGCCGTAACTTTGTAAATATCTTTCCGAATAAAGACTATTGCCCTATCGAAAATCACTGATTAGAATATTcccaaaaaattcaaattctaaCCTTTATTAGAATCTTATTAGGAATGCATTTTAAGGACCTTTTCAGAACTGATATCCCTTTTCCATATTTATTACTAACCTCTTCTGCAAATAGGCATAGATCTCGGAGAGAGTTAGCTTTCCAGTCGGCGATTCCTTGATCGCATGTCCGATCATATTGATGTAGCTGAGGGCAGGTTTCTCGGGCCGCCGGGTGCCGGACTTCTTGGTGGTGTCCGGAGTGCTGGGCGTGTTATCCTGGTTACTGGATGAtccaccgccgcctcctcccGATGATCCCTTGCCTCCTGGGGCATTCTGACTGGGAGGCGAGGAGTCGCAGCCGTTCAAAGATTTGGCAGGCGAGGAACTCGAACTGGAGTAGTTTAGGGCCGGCATCCCGTGGGCATTGCTGATCACCTGCGAGGGTGAGCTGGAGATCCGCGGCAGGTAGGCACCGCCTGGCGAGTGCTGGAGCTGCTGGGACTGCACCTGCTGGGGAGGCTGtggctgtggctgctgctgctccacctCGTGACTGGTCAGCAGTTGGTAGTCATTCGCACTGAGAATGGTGTTGTTCGAGCAGTACTTGATGGTGGAGGTGTACTGGTGGTTCATCGGATGCAGCTGCACCTGCAGGGGCTGCGGAGCCTTCGACGTGGAGCTCACGTACTGCAGATCCTGCGGCAAATCGGTGGGCGTCTTTGAATTCGATTGCGGGGAGGCGGAACCCGCCGAATGGGCCGTCATCAGAACGCCATACGGTGGTATGGGACTCGAGGAGGCCGGCGGCGTGCCCATGCTGTGCAGGGCACTCAAACTATAATGCTGGGCTGCCGAAACGGGCGTGGCAGTGGGCGTGACTTCCATATAATGCTTGAGTTCCATGTACCCTATGTTAGGTTTCTCATCCACCAACTCCGTGGGTGATTCTCCACCGCCACCCATGGTCTGGTAATTGCCACCAGGTAACAGATTCCCCGAGCGGTATAAATGCCCCGAATGGGGATGACTGTGTGGGTGGGTGTGGGTATGCGGGGTATGGGTGTGATGGCTAAAGGGCGAGTGGGCGCGGGGATCATGGTAGTAGCCCAGCTGATCCATCGTCATAACCGAGCGATCCGACACCTCCTCACTCTTGATCATTTTCactttagtttttttattttttacaacacaaggttgaaaatattttttaaatatttatttttcaaatctctTTCTTCGAACAATCTTTTTCTAAAACACGCGCGTTTTTTCCGGCGGAATACTATATTTTCTAACCGCTGGAAGACCGCTCCGCTTGGCTATTCTCACTCGACTGATGGCAGATCGGTCCTGGAGCGAAGCCGATACCACCACGATCCCAACCGATGCGATCCACTTGAGTTGCCATCGGACGGAATTCTTTTTTTAGTACGCCCACGCCTTACGCAAATCGCTCGAtattctctctttctcttggTTTTCCagcatatgtatatgtttggGTTGCTCTCTTTGCGGACGCCGCCAATTGGATCGTCGTCACAGGGTTTTTCACTCAGagaaaaagcaaaatatatatgtaggaTTCTCCCCTGGAGAAGGTCTGTGACTTGGGAACTGCGGTTATTGGAAGACTTCGGTATGCCAGGTATCGCGAAAACTTAAATGGGAATCGAGAGAAAGTCGAGTGCCGGGGGGATTACTATTACTTGGGGGGaaaaaaaatagctttaagCATTCCTTAAGACTCAAATTAAACAAGTCTAAGCTGacataaatagaaatattattgGTAAACTTAGTGCTctaaaaagttgattttaaaacaatatgtTAAACGTTTTCTATTTATCCTTACTGAATAACAAAAATGTGAAGAATGTGAAGAAGTCTTTAAGAATCCATTTAAGAGCTTTCTAAGCttgcataaaataaataaatattgttggTAATCTTAATGCTTTAAAGAgctgatttaaaaataaaatattaacccttttaatttatcatttactTCATTATCAGAAAGAAAATTAagcaaatttacaaaaacttTTCCTAATATTTATCTTCAATTAAGccatttaattacaatttgcgATTAACAGAATACCtgcaataattaattttaggcAGTATTTACACAACAATATTTTGCACTCTgaactgattattttgtaaacatggCATCTGTGTATAATTGCAATAATCGGTTCAAAGAGTTTTTAAATCTATCCTGCATTTAGACCCCCATGACCCCAAGGATTGAGATCGGAACCCACTCATTACTGACTCATTATGGTTATTATTTCCGACGCGAAATCGGATTGAGATTGAGTCAAACCATTGGCACAACCTTTGTGCATCGACATCCCCGCCAGGAGGCCTCTTTTCTCCACCCCCCCTTCTGCCAGTCAACAGTTAATAAATAGTCGAAAAGCAGAAAGAGATCCTCGAAGATCGAACCCCGCAATTAGCCCGAATGAATTAACGTTTAGCGGTGCCAGCGGATTCGGTGGAAAAAGGAAACTGCCGTTTGCTGGAGGCGGCATTCGAATTTCGAAACGAGCTGTTAATTGATTTAGTCGTTGCCTGGCACGGATCCGGACCGAGATCGGGAATGGGACTGGAAAGGGGAGCGGTACTGGAAGCCCGGGGGATTAAGGGGGGGAAGCGATATACCGCCGGAGAGCAGCACCCCTGAGTGCCGCCATTGCTGTCAGCACTACGCCGACTCGTTGGCAGCAAGACGACCGTGACGGAGATGGAGACATGAAGGTAGAAAGGGGGTTCtccatataaaaaaatgtattaacaatttaaattaaattaaaatccattttaatcagtaaaaaaatacatttctaaactcatttaatttttatttaatttttttagggaaagtggttttatttttaaagatatttgaaaatattttcctaaggttttatatctaaaaaaatttcaaaaagtaaaggagacaatattttaaaataatgaaatttatacaataatttcgtatcaatattattttttcttacttGACGAGGTAAGAATAATAACTTTAtgttctataatttttttaacattctaaagataaaatgttaaaaagatatattgAAATTTCTTAACAATTATAAATCTAAGACCCAGAAGAAAACGGACCCCCCTTTAACTACACCCCTGAATGGAGACGATGGCGACGCCGCTATCCAAtgctccctctccctctggcGGTGTTGCTGGCCCGCTCTCGCCTGCGGTGTCGCCGGGGCAACGATTCAATT
It contains:
- the bin gene encoding forkhead box protein biniou, which translates into the protein MIKSEEVSDRSVMTMDQLGYYHDPRAHSPFSHHTHTPHTHTHPHSHPHSGHLYRSGNLLPGGNYQTMGGGGESPTELVDEKPNIGYMELKHYMEVTPTATPVSAAQHYSLSALHSMGTPPASSSPIPPYGVLMTAHSAGSASPQSNSKTPTDLPQDLQYVSSTSKAPQPLQVQLHPMNHQYTSTIKYCSNNTILSANDYQLLTSHEVEQQQPQPQPPQQVQSQQLQHSPGGAYLPRISSSPSQVISNAHGMPALNYSSSSSSPAKSLNGCDSSPPSQNAPGGKGSSGGGGGGSSSNQDNTPSTPDTTKKSGTRRPEKPALSYINMIGHAIKESPTGKLTLSEIYAYLQKSYEFFRGPYVGWKNSVRHNLSLNECFKKLPKGMGVGKPGKGNYWTIDENSAHLFEDEGSLRRRPRGYRSKIKVKPYAGHANGYYTGSYGDAGMDNANFYASPAFASYDYSSAGANVVSPAGGQGFGDPWNAHAAHSGSSSVGMGVGPLPQYSNISCLAAGGNLNGSASTPPLAHSSLGSLTPSAPPSSSPLGSAAALQSDYAPTASLVAAGYSYATSASSLDNGLRSISLQQLPGLSSIQQAQAQAQAHHHHHHQQHHPNHGSIHQNQNHPSMTPPPSQSGGNHVIDHSPIDRKPVYLPPITPPPTSVALNGGGGYYEALKYSN